One Hyla sarda isolate aHylSar1 chromosome 11, aHylSar1.hap1, whole genome shotgun sequence genomic window carries:
- the LOC130294938 gene encoding olfactory receptor 6N1-like, giving the protein MPQKNNSAVEEFVFLAFADLHRVQNLIFVFFLLTYTTCIMANIAIITVVKIEHSLHKPMYFFISVLSTLEIIFVSVTVPKLLAILIAANNKISFSGCIIQMYFLNSLGVTECYLLMVMVFDRHMAINNPLRYHIIMTPTVCVGLAIFPWIFGFSSCFVLAILTAQLEFCGSNEIDHFFCDLAPLQSLACSDISISSMSTSIATAINVVLPFLIIMGFYIRILNTVTKIRSNDGKQKAFSTCTSHLIVASLFYGAAMIVYAKPKTNHYDKYLTFMYTAFTPMINPFIYTFRNREVKKVFMNLINRVMRPMLNDSAYGIMCHST; this is encoded by the coding sequence ATGCCACAGAAAAATAATTCCGCGGTTGAAGAGTTTGTGTTTTTGGCTTTTGCTGATTTGCACCGTGTCCAGAatttaatttttgtgttttttcttctgacTTATACCACTTGTATTATGGCAAACATTGCTATCATCACTGTTGTTAAAATAGAACATTCACTCCATAAACCAATGTATTTCTTCATCAGTGTGCTCTCCACTTTAGAAATCATATTTGTCTCGGTCACTGTCCCGAAGCTCTTGGCCATTCTAATTGCAGCCAACAACAAAATATCCTTCAGTGGATGTATAATCCAGATGTATTTCTTAAACTCTCTTGGTGTCACCGAATGCTATCTACTCATGGTGATGGTGTTCGATCGACATATGGCCATTAATAACCCTTTACGTTACCATATTATCATGACTCCTACAGTTTGTGTTGGACTAGCCATATTCCCATGGATCTTTGGATTTAGCTCTTGTTTCGTACTGGCAATCCTTACGGCACAGTTGGAATTCTGCGGTTCTAATGAGATTGATCACTTTTTTTGTGATTTGGCTCCGTTGCAAAGTTTAGCATGTTCAGACATCTCCATTAGTAGTATGTCAACAAGCATAGCTACGGCCATTAATGTTGTCCTGCCTTTTCTGATCATCATGGGATTTTATATCCGTATTTTAAACACAGTTACAAAAATCAGGAGTAATGATGGGAAACAgaaagccttctccacctgtaCGTCTCATCTCATCGTAGCCAGTCTCTTCTATGGTGCGGCCATGATCGTATATGCTAAACCTAAAACTAACCATTATGATAAGTACCTCACCTTTATGTATACAGCCTTTACGCCAATGATTAATCCTTTTATTTATACCTTTAGGAACAGGGAAGTGAAGAAGGTTTTTATGAATTTAATAAACCGAGTCATGAGACCAATGTTAAATGATTCTGCTTATGGTATTATGTGTCATTCAACTTAA